In one Umezawaea sp. Da 62-37 genomic region, the following are encoded:
- a CDS encoding AbfB domain-containing protein: MRRLVACAAAVLALAGGLVATASTTASAAIVPKTPPLTTPWTGQVSTTNPLPEYPRPQMTRPDWQSLNGEWEFLNPATDGSGGVNRNAAPPLGQTLPERVLVPYPVESALSGIMRNDNRDLMFYRRTFTVPQAWSGRRVQLHFGAVDYEATVWVNGTQVTTHKGGYDRFEVDVTPQLNGGANEIVVRVYDPTDARGEKQPLGKQVNNPSGIFYTPSSGIWQTVWLEPTATSSIYSVDIRPNLSDNTARVRVFSRGNVTGHTVLAEAKTGSTVVGSATGAFTEFSVPVPNARRWSPEDPFLYDLKVSLRDASGAAVDQVVSYFGMREIGTKLVDGVLRPTLNGEFVFQIGTLDQGFWPDGLYTAPTDAALASDIQKHKDLGFNMVRKHIKVEPARWYYHADRLGLLVWQDVPSTPTADANRTAAQIAEFESEAREIIDEHRFSPAVVTYVPFNEGWGEWNLADTRRVTTDLKNYDPSRLVNAHSGYNCCASKGDPGTGDIVDWHVYTGPDAPRPSATRVSVLGEFGGIGLRNPGHEYSPNGQFFAYEQVSGAAQLNDRYTGMVRDVKQLMTTKGVSAYVYTEITDVEGEYNGLLTYDRRVQKVDTNQLRAAHADLINASRNLNSQVDFTLGHVRSFRVTTPGFTDRYLRNSGSVARTDVISTASADIDRQDASFRTVAGLADARCHSFESITYPGRYLRHVDSRVRVEAGTGGTFTSDATWCARPGLASGGTSFESLNLPGSYLRHYAEIVYLARSGGSNAWDTPTGFAADTTWNAADPALWRSAALLSTNVRQSLRVTTWGLTDRYLRHANGLAYTEVVTGGSGAALKADATYTVRRGLADSSCYSFESVNFPGQFLRHANGRVRNSPDDGSALLRADATFCARPGIGGTGVTLESINFPGTYVRHFESQVYTASGAGDSGADRPQTVSADSSWTLAAPWAP, translated from the coding sequence ATGCGCCGCCTCGTCGCCTGCGCGGCGGCTGTGCTGGCACTGGCCGGTGGCCTCGTCGCCACCGCCTCCACCACAGCCTCCGCCGCGATCGTGCCCAAGACCCCGCCGCTGACCACCCCGTGGACGGGGCAGGTGTCCACGACCAACCCGCTGCCGGAGTACCCGCGCCCGCAGATGACCCGCCCGGACTGGCAGTCGCTCAACGGCGAGTGGGAGTTCCTGAACCCGGCCACGGACGGGTCGGGCGGCGTGAACCGGAACGCGGCACCGCCGCTGGGGCAGACGCTGCCCGAGCGCGTCCTGGTGCCGTACCCGGTGGAGTCGGCGCTGTCGGGCATCATGCGCAACGACAACCGCGACCTGATGTTCTACCGGCGCACGTTCACCGTGCCGCAGGCGTGGAGCGGCAGGCGCGTGCAGCTGCACTTCGGCGCGGTCGACTACGAGGCCACCGTGTGGGTCAACGGCACCCAGGTCACCACGCACAAGGGCGGCTACGACCGGTTCGAGGTCGACGTCACCCCGCAGCTCAACGGCGGCGCCAACGAGATCGTCGTGCGCGTCTACGACCCGACCGACGCCCGCGGTGAGAAGCAGCCGCTCGGCAAGCAGGTCAACAACCCCAGCGGAATCTTCTACACCCCGTCCTCCGGCATCTGGCAGACCGTGTGGCTGGAACCCACGGCGACGTCGTCGATCTACTCCGTCGACATCCGCCCGAACCTGTCGGACAACACCGCCAGGGTCCGCGTCTTCAGCAGGGGCAACGTCACCGGGCACACCGTGCTGGCCGAGGCGAAGACCGGGTCGACGGTCGTGGGCAGCGCGACCGGCGCCTTCACCGAGTTCTCCGTGCCGGTGCCCAACGCCCGCCGCTGGTCGCCGGAGGACCCGTTCCTCTACGACCTGAAGGTCTCGCTGCGCGACGCCTCCGGGGCGGCGGTGGACCAGGTGGTCAGCTACTTCGGCATGCGCGAGATCGGCACGAAGCTGGTCGACGGCGTACTCCGGCCGACCCTCAACGGCGAGTTCGTGTTCCAGATCGGCACGCTGGACCAGGGTTTCTGGCCCGACGGCCTCTACACGGCCCCGACCGACGCCGCGCTGGCCTCCGACATCCAGAAGCACAAGGACCTCGGCTTCAACATGGTGCGCAAGCACATCAAGGTCGAACCGGCCCGCTGGTACTACCACGCCGACCGCCTCGGCCTGCTGGTGTGGCAGGACGTCCCGTCCACGCCGACGGCCGACGCCAACCGCACCGCCGCGCAGATCGCGGAGTTCGAGAGCGAGGCCCGCGAGATCATCGACGAGCACCGGTTCTCCCCGGCCGTCGTGACCTACGTGCCGTTCAACGAGGGCTGGGGCGAGTGGAACCTCGCCGACACCCGCCGGGTCACCACGGACCTGAAGAACTACGACCCCAGCCGGCTGGTGAACGCCCACAGCGGCTACAACTGCTGCGCCTCAAAGGGCGACCCCGGCACCGGCGACATCGTCGACTGGCACGTCTACACCGGGCCCGACGCGCCCCGCCCGTCGGCGACGCGCGTCTCGGTGCTCGGCGAGTTCGGCGGGATCGGGCTGCGCAACCCCGGTCACGAGTACAGCCCGAACGGCCAGTTCTTCGCCTACGAGCAGGTGTCCGGCGCCGCCCAGCTCAACGACCGGTACACCGGCATGGTCCGCGACGTGAAGCAGCTGATGACCACCAAGGGCGTCTCCGCCTACGTGTACACGGAGATCACCGACGTGGAGGGCGAGTACAACGGCCTGCTGACCTACGACCGGCGGGTGCAGAAGGTCGACACCAACCAGCTGCGCGCCGCGCACGCGGACCTGATCAACGCCTCGCGCAACCTCAACTCGCAGGTCGACTTCACCCTCGGGCACGTCCGGTCGTTCCGGGTGACCACTCCGGGGTTCACCGACCGGTACCTGCGCAACTCGGGCTCGGTGGCCCGTACCGACGTCATCAGCACCGCCAGTGCCGACATCGACCGCCAGGACGCGTCGTTCCGGACGGTGGCGGGCCTGGCCGACGCGCGCTGCCACTCGTTCGAGTCGATCACCTACCCCGGCCGCTACCTGCGGCACGTCGACAGCAGGGTGCGCGTCGAGGCGGGCACCGGAGGCACCTTCACCTCCGACGCCACCTGGTGCGCCCGACCGGGGCTCGCCTCCGGCGGCACGTCGTTCGAGTCGCTGAACCTCCCCGGCTCCTACCTGCGCCACTACGCGGAAATCGTCTACCTGGCGCGCAGCGGCGGATCCAACGCCTGGGACACCCCGACCGGGTTCGCCGCCGACACGACGTGGAACGCGGCGGACCCGGCGCTGTGGCGCAGTGCCGCGCTGCTGTCGACGAACGTGCGCCAGTCGTTGCGGGTGACCACGTGGGGCTTGACCGACCGCTACCTGCGGCACGCCAACGGCCTCGCCTACACCGAGGTCGTCACCGGCGGCAGCGGCGCCGCGCTCAAGGCCGACGCCACCTACACCGTCCGGCGCGGCCTCGCCGACTCGTCGTGCTACTCGTTCGAGTCGGTGAACTTCCCCGGCCAGTTCCTGCGCCACGCCAACGGCCGCGTGCGCAACTCGCCGGACGACGGCTCGGCACTGCTCCGCGCCGACGCCACGTTCTGCGCCCGACCGGGCATCGGCGGCACGGGAGTGACGCTGGAGTCGATCAACTTCCCCGGCACGTACGTGCGGCACTTCGAATCCCAGGTGTACACGGCCTCCGGCGCGGGCGACTCGGGCGCCGACCGGCCACAGACGGTGTCCGCCGACAGCAGTTGGACCCTCGCGGCGCCCTGGGCGCCGTAG
- a CDS encoding STAS domain-containing protein, whose translation MTTPLTLTPGRGPDGAAVLKVVGEIDMSNTEALGAALDGIRGRLVVDLTECEYLDSAGLTVLFAHASRIELVATPLLAPVMTYSGLASMTTVRGLEDPPARG comes from the coding sequence ATGACCACACCGCTCACCCTCACGCCAGGTCGCGGCCCCGACGGAGCCGCGGTCCTCAAGGTCGTCGGCGAGATCGACATGAGCAACACCGAGGCCCTCGGCGCCGCCCTCGACGGCATCCGGGGACGGCTCGTGGTCGACCTCACCGAGTGCGAGTACCTCGACAGCGCGGGCCTGACCGTCCTGTTCGCGCACGCCTCCCGCATCGAACTCGTCGCCACGCCCCTGCTGGCGCCCGTCATGACCTACTCGGGGCTCGCGTCCATGACCACCGTCCGCGGCCTGGAGGACCCTCCCGCACGCGGGTGA
- a CDS encoding acyl-CoA dehydrogenase family protein, with translation MSELLPAAAPKPLPSPRSPGAVAAEVRGLADNGGLSLPRPGEDTVRRWAALAALGRTDLALARLAEGHVDALAILAEAGRPAVPGAVYGVWAARSGGTGAELGPRGLEGTVRFCSGVSTLDRALVVATTPGGDGSTCRLVDLDLTRPGVVREPDRWQAIGMDASDSGDVRFDGVEVTPDVLVGPPGWYLDRPGFLLGGGGVAAVWLGGTAGVLDDVLAVLGAAAKVDEHQLAHLGAVHTALRSAEALLADAAARVDAAPDADHATLMSTCRAAAERAAWETLDRVPRITGPTPLCRDRAFAQRLADLQVYVRQHHGERDLAALGRAVLAEGTGR, from the coding sequence ATGTCCGAGCTGCTGCCGGCCGCCGCGCCGAAACCGCTGCCCTCGCCGAGGTCGCCCGGCGCTGTCGCGGCGGAGGTGCGCGGGCTCGCCGACAACGGCGGGTTGTCACTGCCGAGACCCGGCGAGGACACGGTCCGCCGGTGGGCGGCGCTCGCGGCGCTCGGGCGGACGGACCTCGCCCTCGCCCGGTTGGCGGAGGGGCACGTCGACGCGCTGGCCATCCTCGCCGAGGCGGGTCGCCCCGCGGTGCCGGGCGCGGTCTACGGCGTGTGGGCCGCCCGTTCCGGGGGCACCGGCGCCGAACTGGGACCGCGCGGCCTCGAGGGCACGGTGCGGTTCTGCTCCGGGGTGTCCACGCTGGACCGCGCGCTGGTCGTGGCCACCACGCCCGGCGGTGACGGGTCCACGTGCCGACTGGTCGACCTCGACCTGACCCGTCCCGGCGTCGTGCGGGAGCCGGACCGGTGGCAGGCCATCGGCATGGACGCCTCCGACAGCGGGGACGTGCGGTTCGACGGGGTCGAGGTCACCCCGGACGTGCTCGTGGGGCCGCCCGGCTGGTACCTGGACAGGCCGGGGTTCCTGCTCGGCGGCGGCGGGGTCGCGGCCGTCTGGCTGGGTGGCACGGCCGGGGTCCTCGACGACGTGCTGGCGGTCCTGGGAGCGGCGGCGAAGGTCGACGAGCACCAGCTCGCGCACCTGGGCGCCGTGCACACCGCGCTGCGGAGCGCCGAAGCCCTGCTGGCGGACGCCGCGGCCCGCGTCGACGCGGCGCCCGACGCCGACCACGCCACGCTCATGAGCACCTGCCGAGCCGCGGCGGAACGGGCCGCGTGGGAGACGTTGGACCGGGTGCCCCGCATCACCGGCCCGACCCCGCTGTGCCGCGACCGCGCGTTCGCGCAGCGGCTCGCCGACCTCCAGGTCTACGTGCGCCAGCACCACGGTGAACGGGATCTCGCCGCACTGGGCCGTGCGGTCCTGGCCGAGGGGACCGGGCGATGA
- a CDS encoding DUF3040 domain-containing protein, protein MALSDAEKRQLEAIEQELVLGDPKFAAKVGRFNSRAVWTTRLLRNVLILLGTYVVGLTVMICGVWLSSVAVIALGALVTASMPVLVGWRACREHWSKSPSAASRQGATWVR, encoded by the coding sequence GTGGCGTTGAGCGATGCGGAGAAGCGGCAGCTTGAGGCGATCGAACAGGAACTCGTCCTGGGCGATCCCAAGTTCGCCGCGAAAGTGGGGCGCTTCAACTCCAGGGCGGTGTGGACGACCCGGCTGCTCAGGAACGTCCTGATCCTGCTGGGCACGTACGTGGTCGGCCTGACCGTGATGATCTGCGGGGTCTGGCTGTCCTCCGTCGCCGTCATCGCGCTCGGCGCCCTGGTCACGGCGAGCATGCCCGTGCTGGTGGGCTGGCGGGCCTGCCGGGAGCACTGGTCGAAGAGCCCGTCGGCGGCCTCGCGGCAAGGCGCCACCTGGGTTCGCTGA
- a CDS encoding glycosyltransferase family 2 protein — MISAVAVVVPARDEHLRIRSCLRAVRHALARLPDGVTGTVCVVADRCADDTAALAATELPTARIVTANADRTIGEVRDLGVRAALTALDGHPAAGVWILSTDADTVVHRDWARRHVRLADAGFDAIAGIAHLDRPAGATRAALERYAAVVGRARGPWGHGNVYGANLGVRADAFDAVGGFGPVPVGEDHDLWRRLGAAGYSRRHADIPVVTSARHDGRARGGLADLLATLDQSVPSGPGGPPDPRQVVTAPSGSRRPPDGCPPHRWPPGPPAERRNT, encoded by the coding sequence ATGATCTCGGCCGTCGCCGTCGTCGTCCCCGCCCGCGACGAGCACCTGCGCATCCGGAGCTGCCTGCGCGCGGTGCGCCACGCGCTGGCACGGCTGCCCGACGGCGTCACCGGCACCGTCTGCGTCGTGGCCGACCGCTGCGCCGACGACACCGCGGCGCTCGCCGCGACCGAACTGCCGACCGCGCGGATCGTCACCGCGAACGCCGACCGCACGATCGGCGAGGTCCGCGACCTGGGTGTGCGGGCCGCGCTGACCGCCCTCGACGGACACCCCGCCGCGGGCGTCTGGATCCTGTCGACGGACGCGGACACCGTGGTGCACCGCGACTGGGCCCGACGCCACGTGCGATTGGCCGACGCGGGCTTCGACGCGATCGCGGGCATCGCGCACCTCGACCGGCCCGCCGGCGCCACGCGCGCGGCGCTGGAGCGCTACGCGGCCGTGGTGGGCCGGGCGCGAGGGCCGTGGGGGCACGGCAACGTGTACGGCGCGAACCTGGGCGTGCGGGCCGACGCCTTCGACGCCGTCGGCGGGTTCGGCCCGGTGCCGGTCGGCGAGGACCACGACCTGTGGCGACGCCTCGGAGCCGCGGGCTACTCCCGGCGCCACGCCGACATCCCGGTCGTCACGAGCGCCCGCCACGACGGCCGCGCCCGCGGGGGCCTCGCCGACCTGCTCGCCACGCTCGACCAGTCCGTCCCGAGTGGACCCGGCGGCCCACCCGACCCCCGTCAGGTGGTGACCGCGCCAAGCGGTTCGCGCCGTCCGCCCGACGGTTGTCCACCACACCGGTGGCCGCCGGGCCCGCCGGCCGAACGAAGGAACACGTGA
- a CDS encoding family 1 encapsulin nanocompartment shell protein, with the protein MNHLTREIAPISAAAWKQIDEEARERLTPHLAARRVVDVAGPHGWDYSSTNLGRVRTVERTGEGAALVRQRQVLPLIELRVPFTVARDELDSADRGATDLAFDDLDRAAHDIAVLENKAVFHGWDEVGFTGLGAATATALGTDVQNYSHAVAKAVDVLREAGIKGPYALAIGPRGHRAIMESTEGGGLLVLDHLRRILGGGKVVRAPGVDGAVVASLDGGHFVLELGQDIAVGYSHHDADTVTLYLEESFSFRVLEPDAAVGLTG; encoded by the coding sequence ATGAACCACCTGACCCGCGAAATCGCCCCCATCTCGGCCGCGGCCTGGAAGCAGATCGACGAGGAGGCCCGCGAACGGTTGACCCCGCACCTCGCCGCGCGTCGCGTCGTGGACGTGGCCGGGCCGCACGGCTGGGACTACTCGTCCACGAACCTCGGCCGCGTCCGCACGGTCGAACGCACCGGTGAAGGCGCCGCGCTCGTGCGGCAGCGGCAGGTGCTGCCGCTGATCGAACTGCGGGTGCCGTTCACCGTCGCCAGGGACGAACTCGACTCCGCCGACCGCGGCGCCACCGACCTCGCGTTCGACGACCTGGACCGCGCCGCCCACGACATCGCCGTCCTGGAGAACAAGGCCGTGTTCCACGGCTGGGACGAGGTCGGCTTCACCGGCCTCGGTGCCGCGACCGCCACCGCGCTCGGCACCGACGTCCAGAACTACTCCCACGCCGTGGCCAAGGCGGTCGACGTGCTGCGCGAGGCTGGCATCAAGGGTCCCTACGCGCTCGCGATCGGCCCGCGCGGCCATCGGGCGATCATGGAGAGCACCGAGGGCGGCGGCCTGCTGGTCCTCGACCACCTCCGCCGCATCCTCGGCGGCGGCAAGGTCGTGCGCGCCCCCGGCGTCGACGGCGCGGTCGTGGCAAGCCTCGACGGCGGCCACTTCGTCCTCGAACTGGGCCAGGACATCGCCGTCGGCTACAGCCACCACGACGCCGACACGGTCACCCTGTACCTGGAGGAGAGCTTCAGCTTCCGCGTCCTCGAACCCGATGCGGCTGTGGGGCTCACGGGGTGA
- a CDS encoding Lsr2 family protein, with product MAQKVLVQLIDDVDGTASDDIATVRFGLDGIAYEIDLTSKNGDRLRDALADFVSNARKVGGRAKRNGEVVGARPVAGRSKEQTLAIREWAKSHGHALADRGRIPASAIEAFEAAHN from the coding sequence ATGGCGCAGAAGGTTCTTGTCCAGCTCATCGACGACGTGGACGGCACGGCGTCCGACGATATCGCGACCGTGCGTTTCGGGTTGGACGGCATCGCCTACGAGATCGACCTGACCAGCAAGAACGGTGACAGGCTCCGTGACGCGCTAGCGGATTTCGTGAGCAACGCGCGGAAGGTCGGCGGTAGGGCGAAGCGCAATGGCGAGGTGGTCGGAGCGAGGCCGGTCGCCGGGCGCAGCAAAGAGCAGACCCTCGCCATCCGTGAATGGGCCAAGTCGCACGGTCACGCCCTGGCCGATCGGGGACGCATCCCGGCCAGTGCGATCGAGGCGTTCGAGGCCGCTCACAACTGA
- a CDS encoding bifunctional PIG-L family deacetylase/class I SAM-dependent methyltransferase codes for MNGPVREDSTTGPRTITDEAAWTPWLDAVRAFPDEAYRHAVVLAAHPDDETLGASGLLQHLHTAGVPVELVVATDGEAAFPHLSASERAELGRVRRRELHESLRAQGMPDVPVRWLGLPDSGLAAHRDELAAVLAESLADADVCLVPWPGDPHPDHQVVGEIGLRVAPVTTHRWSYPIWMWHWLLPADVDVPRERAFGHRLTSRQRELKAAGVAAFTSQLDPAPGGGDPILSAAMLRHFARDHEVVFREPPRHSAPIDRFAELYAGGVDPWNVAESWYERRKRAVALACLPDRDYGTVVEPACGLGALTLDLAARAGHVIAFDPVAAAVKQAAESTAHLPNVEIRQGSLPADLPDGPLDLAVFSEILYYLDDGDLADTVTRTVAALRPGGQLLAVHWLPWAAEAPRDGMDAHRRLLAHPDLDPLVAHTDEQFVVHVLRRR; via the coding sequence ATGAACGGGCCCGTGCGCGAAGACTCGACCACCGGGCCGCGGACGATCACCGACGAGGCCGCGTGGACGCCGTGGCTCGACGCCGTGCGGGCCTTCCCCGACGAGGCCTACCGGCACGCGGTCGTGCTGGCCGCGCACCCCGACGACGAGACCCTCGGCGCGAGCGGGCTCCTGCAACACCTCCACACCGCGGGCGTGCCGGTCGAACTGGTCGTCGCCACCGACGGCGAGGCCGCGTTCCCCCACCTGTCCGCCTCCGAACGCGCGGAGCTCGGCCGGGTCCGGCGCCGCGAGCTGCACGAGTCGTTGCGGGCGCAGGGGATGCCCGACGTGCCGGTGCGCTGGCTCGGCCTGCCCGACTCCGGCCTCGCGGCGCACCGCGACGAGCTGGCCGCCGTGCTGGCCGAGTCGCTCGCCGACGCCGACGTGTGCCTGGTGCCCTGGCCCGGCGACCCGCACCCCGACCACCAGGTGGTCGGCGAGATCGGCCTGCGGGTCGCACCGGTCACCACGCACCGGTGGTCGTACCCGATCTGGATGTGGCACTGGCTGCTCCCCGCGGACGTCGACGTGCCGCGGGAACGGGCCTTCGGCCACCGGCTCACCTCCCGGCAGCGCGAACTCAAGGCCGCGGGCGTGGCCGCGTTCACCTCCCAGCTCGACCCCGCCCCCGGCGGCGGCGACCCGATCCTCAGCGCCGCGATGCTGCGCCACTTCGCCCGCGACCACGAGGTCGTCTTCCGCGAGCCGCCCCGGCACAGCGCGCCGATCGACCGGTTCGCCGAGCTGTACGCGGGCGGCGTGGACCCCTGGAACGTGGCCGAGAGCTGGTACGAGCGGCGCAAGCGCGCCGTGGCGCTGGCCTGCCTGCCCGACCGGGACTACGGCACCGTCGTGGAACCGGCCTGCGGGCTGGGCGCGCTCACCCTGGACCTCGCCGCCCGCGCCGGGCACGTGATCGCGTTCGACCCGGTGGCCGCCGCGGTCAAGCAGGCCGCCGAGAGCACCGCCCACCTGCCCAACGTCGAGATCCGCCAGGGATCCCTGCCCGCCGACCTGCCGGACGGGCCGCTCGACCTGGCGGTGTTCAGCGAGATCCTCTACTACCTCGACGACGGCGACCTGGCCGACACCGTCACGCGCACGGTGGCGGCACTGCGACCCGGCGGTCAGCTCCTGGCCGTGCACTGGCTGCCCTGGGCCGCCGAGGCGCCGCGGGACGGCATGGACGCCCATCGCAGGCTCCTGGCGCACCCGGACCTCGATCCGCTCGTCGCGCACACCGACGAGCAGTTCGTCGTGCACGTGCTGCGCCGTCGATGA
- a CDS encoding cytochrome P450, with protein sequence MAEHLSTHPLHHPRRLRGPGTGQAPVRATAADSLRVAGRIVLPSLASGVVVRRPGVLAAAQKWQWDASAISTMQELRARHGGAPVRLRVAGREVVLLVEPADVARVLGESPEPFALATTEKAAALAHFQPHGVLIETGGRRRRDRRLVEEALEPERPLHELAPSIVAAVREEMDLVARHAHDSGSLTWEGFAQGWWRAVRRVVLGSSARDDEALTDDLAKLRANANWAYLRPRREAVRERFTRSLRSHLARAEPGALASLLSSDAEEQVPHWLFASDAAGIATFRALHLVGSYPHEAEPLRAELADVDLSEPQRLDQVRAAVLESVRLWPTTPLLLRQSTEPTVWGGLEAPTGTTFAVFTPFFHRDWQTLTYANRFQPRIWLDGEAAENPALVPFSDGPGVCPGRNLVLLMASTALAALLEHRTAIPTSAVSMTPDVPATVNHFALSFRLREEG encoded by the coding sequence ATGGCCGAACACCTGTCAACCCATCCGCTGCACCACCCGCGACGCCTGCGGGGCCCCGGCACGGGCCAGGCGCCCGTGCGCGCCACCGCCGCCGACTCGTTGCGCGTCGCGGGCAGGATCGTGCTGCCCTCGCTGGCGTCCGGGGTGGTCGTCCGCAGGCCGGGAGTGCTGGCCGCCGCGCAGAAGTGGCAGTGGGACGCCTCCGCCATCAGCACGATGCAGGAGTTGCGCGCCCGCCACGGTGGCGCGCCGGTCCGGCTGCGCGTCGCGGGCCGGGAAGTGGTGCTGCTGGTCGAACCCGCCGACGTCGCCCGCGTGCTCGGGGAGTCCCCGGAGCCGTTCGCCCTGGCCACCACGGAGAAGGCCGCGGCACTGGCGCACTTCCAGCCGCACGGCGTGCTGATCGAGACCGGCGGGCGCAGGCGCCGTGATCGGCGGCTCGTCGAAGAGGCGCTGGAACCGGAGCGGCCGCTGCACGAACTCGCCCCGTCGATCGTGGCGGCCGTGCGCGAGGAGATGGACCTCGTGGCGCGCCACGCCCACGACAGCGGATCGCTCACGTGGGAGGGCTTCGCGCAGGGCTGGTGGCGAGCGGTGCGGCGGGTCGTGCTGGGCTCGTCCGCGCGTGACGACGAGGCGTTGACCGACGATCTGGCGAAGCTGCGCGCGAACGCGAACTGGGCCTACCTGAGGCCCCGGCGGGAAGCGGTGCGCGAGCGGTTCACCCGTTCCCTGCGCTCGCACCTCGCCCGCGCCGAGCCCGGCGCCCTCGCGTCGCTGCTGTCGTCGGACGCCGAGGAGCAGGTCCCGCACTGGCTCTTCGCCTCCGACGCCGCGGGCATCGCCACGTTCCGGGCCCTGCACCTGGTGGGGTCCTACCCGCACGAGGCGGAGCCCCTGCGGGCCGAACTCGCCGACGTCGACCTGTCCGAGCCCCAGCGGCTCGACCAGGTGCGCGCCGCCGTGCTGGAGTCGGTCCGCCTGTGGCCGACCACGCCGCTGCTGCTGCGGCAGAGCACCGAACCGACGGTGTGGGGCGGACTGGAAGCGCCGACGGGCACGACGTTCGCCGTGTTCACGCCGTTCTTCCACCGCGACTGGCAGACCCTCACCTACGCCAACCGCTTCCAACCCCGCATCTGGCTGGACGGCGAGGCGGCCGAGAACCCGGCCCTGGTGCCGTTCAGCGACGGTCCCGGTGTCTGCCCCGGCCGCAACCTCGTCCTGCTCATGGCGAGCACGGCGCTCGCCGCGCTGCTGGAGCACCGCACCGCGATCCCCACGTCGGCGGTGTCCATGACACCCGACGTGCCCGCGACGGTGAACCACTTCGCGCTCTCGTTCCGCCTGCGGGAAGAGGGGTGA
- a CDS encoding hemerythrin domain-containing protein produces MSDGPTVVGMPDITSLILDDHEWFRRQFAALDDLDDPQELAAVWGPLADMLDVHAAAEEEVFYPELIRRGDDPEAETLDAIGDHNDIRDGVRDAAKAPVGSAEWRAAVRRARTANSEHMAEEEDDGLADFRRNADPDLRDELGRRFLAFKAEHKGTKGLDTGDVDPQRYVDQREMEAGQLDVDPSLRIGSLKEK; encoded by the coding sequence ATGTCCGACGGCCCTACCGTGGTGGGCATGCCCGACATCACGAGCCTGATCCTCGACGACCACGAGTGGTTCCGCCGCCAGTTCGCGGCGCTCGACGACCTGGACGACCCGCAGGAACTGGCCGCCGTGTGGGGTCCGCTCGCGGACATGCTCGACGTGCACGCCGCCGCGGAGGAAGAGGTCTTCTACCCCGAGCTGATCCGCCGGGGCGACGACCCGGAAGCCGAGACGCTCGACGCGATCGGCGACCACAACGACATCCGCGACGGCGTCCGGGACGCCGCGAAGGCACCGGTGGGCAGCGCCGAATGGCGCGCGGCCGTGCGCAGGGCCAGGACGGCCAACAGCGAGCACATGGCCGAGGAGGAGGACGACGGCCTCGCCGACTTCCGCCGCAACGCCGATCCCGACCTGCGCGACGAGCTGGGGCGGCGCTTCCTCGCGTTCAAGGCCGAGCACAAGGGCACCAAGGGCCTGGACACCGGTGATGTCGATCCGCAGCGCTACGTCGACCAACGCGAGATGGAGGCGGGTCAGCTCGACGTCGACCCGTCCCTGCGCATCGGCAGCCTCAAGGAGAAATGA